The following proteins are encoded in a genomic region of Pseudodesulfovibrio mercurii:
- a CDS encoding nitroreductase family protein, with product MTFRELMERNRSRRKFDESRPVSAEELADLVDLVRFMPSGRNLQPLKYVVTADPAQCAAIFPLLGWAGYLKDWKGPAEGERPTGYVIMLLDRELADSPGCDHGIACQSIMLGAVEKGFGGCIIATINRAKLAEIFDLPDRYEILMVLALGVPAQEVVVEPLPSDGSIKYWTGEDGKHHVPKRGLDELLVGRFPRD from the coding sequence ATGACATTCAGGGAATTGATGGAGCGCAACCGGTCGCGGCGCAAGTTCGACGAATCCCGGCCGGTGAGCGCGGAAGAGCTGGCGGATCTGGTGGACCTGGTCCGGTTCATGCCCTCGGGCAGGAACCTGCAACCGCTCAAGTACGTCGTCACCGCCGATCCGGCGCAGTGCGCGGCGATCTTCCCGCTCCTGGGCTGGGCGGGGTATCTCAAGGACTGGAAGGGCCCGGCCGAGGGCGAGCGGCCCACCGGGTACGTGATCATGCTGCTGGACAGGGAACTGGCGGACTCGCCGGGCTGCGACCACGGCATCGCCTGCCAGAGCATCATGCTCGGGGCCGTGGAGAAGGGCTTCGGCGGCTGCATCATCGCCACGATCAACCGCGCCAAGCTGGCCGAGATCTTCGACCTGCCGGACCGCTACGAGATTCTCATGGTCCTGGCCCTGGGCGTCCCGGCCCAGGAAGTGGTCGTGGAACCGCTTCCCTCGGACGGCAGTATCAAGTATTGGACCGGCGAGGACGGGAAGCACCATGTGCCCAAGCGCGGGCTCGACGAGCTCCTGGTGGGCCGGTTCCCCAGGGACTGA
- the rsfS gene encoding ribosome silencing factor, whose translation MLNKEKKFADMTSLEKARNVAGWLDDKQGERITVINVSGLSSVTDMIVVVSARGVKHAQALATHILDKAAENNLEFLSMEGHKTGEWVLVDLNDVLVHVFLDELREFYNIEGMWAEAPRVELEA comes from the coding sequence TTGCTGAATAAAGAAAAGAAATTCGCGGACATGACGAGCCTGGAAAAGGCACGCAACGTGGCCGGATGGCTCGACGACAAGCAGGGCGAGCGGATCACCGTCATCAACGTATCGGGCCTGAGTTCGGTCACGGACATGATCGTGGTGGTTTCGGCGCGCGGCGTGAAGCACGCCCAGGCCCTGGCCACCCACATCCTGGACAAGGCCGCCGAGAACAACCTGGAATTCCTGAGCATGGAAGGACACAAGACCGGGGAGTGGGTCCTGGTGGACCTGAACGACGTCCTGGTCCACGTGTTCCTGGACGAGCTCAGGGAGTTCTATAACATCGAAGGCATGTGGGCCGAGGCTCCCCGCGTGGAGCTTGAGGCCTGA
- the gpmI gene encoding 2,3-bisphosphoglycerate-independent phosphoglycerate mutase: protein MAEPKKTLLLILDGWGIAPEGAGNCVRNAATPNLDRLLADYPSTRLTCSGRAVGLPDGFMGNSEVGHMNIGGGRVIYQDMTRIDMAIEDGSFFRNPALGKLMDKTKAGSGRLHLMGLLSDGGVHSHMRHLFALLDMAKAEDVPEVFIHLFMDGRDTAQKGGLAYLRTLQAKLAELGLGTVATLSGRFWAMDRDKRFERVEKAYRALVDGQGVVINDPVEAIEARYAEGEFDEFVKPSVVAGVDGRIRDNDGLFFFNFRADRAREISRAIFDKDFNEFARPHVPALADFATMTRYESTFPMDTAFPPEDYAGTLGEFASSRHMKQLRIAETEKYAHVTYFLNCGREEPFPGEDRIMIPSPREVATYDLKPQMSADEVADTLIAKWAGYDLCVCNLANLDMVGHTGIMAAAEKACVAVDGCVGRIVDAVLQGGGRVLMTADHGNAEQMLDASGAPHTAHSTNPVPLVLIEKGRENAVLDEGILGDIAPTIIGLWGMEPPAGMTGKNLVREG from the coding sequence ATGGCCGAACCCAAGAAGACTCTGCTGCTGATACTGGACGGCTGGGGCATCGCCCCGGAGGGCGCGGGCAACTGCGTGCGCAACGCCGCCACCCCGAACCTGGACCGGCTCCTGGCCGACTATCCCTCCACCCGCCTGACCTGCTCGGGTCGCGCCGTGGGGCTGCCCGACGGCTTCATGGGCAACTCCGAGGTGGGCCACATGAACATCGGCGGCGGGCGCGTCATCTATCAGGACATGACCCGCATCGACATGGCCATCGAGGACGGCTCCTTCTTCCGAAATCCCGCCCTCGGGAAGCTCATGGACAAGACGAAAGCGGGCTCCGGGCGGCTGCACCTCATGGGGCTGCTCTCGGACGGCGGGGTGCACTCGCACATGCGCCACCTCTTCGCCCTGCTGGACATGGCCAAGGCCGAGGACGTGCCCGAGGTCTTCATCCATCTCTTCATGGACGGCCGCGACACGGCCCAGAAGGGCGGGCTCGCCTACCTGCGCACCCTGCAGGCCAAGCTCGCCGAACTCGGCCTGGGCACGGTGGCCACCCTGTCCGGCCGGTTCTGGGCCATGGACCGTGACAAGCGGTTCGAGCGCGTGGAAAAGGCCTATCGCGCCCTGGTGGACGGCCAGGGCGTCGTCATCAACGACCCGGTGGAGGCCATCGAGGCGCGCTACGCCGAGGGCGAGTTCGACGAGTTCGTCAAGCCGAGCGTGGTCGCCGGCGTGGACGGGCGCATCAGGGACAACGACGGCCTGTTCTTCTTCAACTTCCGCGCGGACCGCGCCCGTGAGATCAGCCGGGCCATCTTCGACAAGGATTTCAACGAATTCGCGCGGCCGCACGTGCCCGCCCTGGCGGACTTCGCGACCATGACCCGGTACGAGTCCACCTTCCCCATGGACACGGCCTTTCCGCCCGAGGACTACGCGGGCACCCTGGGCGAGTTCGCCTCATCCCGGCACATGAAGCAGCTGCGCATCGCCGAGACCGAGAAATACGCCCACGTGACCTACTTCCTCAACTGCGGGCGCGAGGAGCCGTTCCCCGGCGAGGACCGGATCATGATCCCGTCCCCGCGCGAGGTGGCCACCTACGACCTCAAGCCGCAGATGAGCGCCGACGAGGTCGCCGACACCCTGATCGCCAAGTGGGCCGGGTACGACCTGTGCGTCTGCAACCTGGCCAACCTGGACATGGTCGGGCACACCGGCATCATGGCGGCCGCCGAAAAGGCGTGCGTGGCCGTGGACGGCTGCGTGGGCCGCATCGTGGACGCGGTGCTGCAGGGCGGTGGCCGGGTGCTCATGACCGCCGACCACGGCAACGCCGAACAGATGCTCGACGCGAGCGGCGCGCCGCACACGGCCCACTCCACCAATCCGGTGCCCCTGGTGCTCATCGAGAAGGGCCGCGAAAACGCGGTCCTCGACGAGGGCATCCTCGGCGACATCGCCCCGACCATCATCGGATTGTGGGGCATGGAGCCGCCCGCCGGAATGACCGGCAAGAACCTGGTACGCGAGGGATAA
- a CDS encoding methyl-accepting chemotaxis protein: MTILSGFFGDSPWGWVSLIGALVVVGGLCSLVTARVIRNKYGVLEQISGRIAEGVRAMDLPEGKDDNFGRMAGHLQKIVKYLAELEARAEKSENVAREAEARVKEALAQAAQARRLGEAARCEGLLSAAGTLEASVQAIREHSDTLGVASGKARDGAAEQLRLMAEAASAMEEMNAAVSETAAGAGAAASDADTVMERAESGSEIVSRTIDSIGAVSHNSQSLVESVAGLGSQAKGVGAIMGVISDIADQTNLLALNAAIEAARAGDAGRGFAVVADEVRKLAEKTMDATRDVGVAIEGIQAQVARTIDGVKSMAGLADEAAGLARESGAALEEIVSRSGTSAERIGAIAAASSQQSVASEEVTRTISEVHAISSDTDRGMVEAAQAVDELTRRVEELAVMTGVFRLVGSGRVQEIIGAMAGSEAVRSGRRERLEQAMREALRKNEFLELMYVTDAHGRQTVSNIGGKVSGFAEDPSAFGTDWNDRPWYRGVAETRTFQISDVYTSSASGRECITVSGPFFGAGGELLGVIAADVSVSA; the protein is encoded by the coding sequence GTGACAATTCTGTCAGGATTTTTCGGGGATTCGCCCTGGGGATGGGTGTCCCTCATCGGGGCTCTGGTCGTCGTCGGAGGTCTGTGCTCCCTGGTGACGGCCAGGGTGATCCGCAATAAATATGGTGTGTTGGAGCAGATTTCCGGACGCATCGCCGAGGGCGTGCGGGCCATGGACCTGCCCGAGGGCAAGGATGACAATTTTGGCAGGATGGCCGGTCATCTGCAAAAGATCGTAAAGTACCTCGCCGAGTTGGAGGCGCGGGCCGAAAAGAGCGAAAATGTAGCCCGCGAGGCCGAGGCCCGCGTGAAGGAGGCCCTGGCCCAGGCCGCGCAGGCGCGCAGGCTGGGCGAGGCCGCCCGGTGCGAGGGGCTGTTGTCCGCCGCCGGGACCCTGGAGGCCTCCGTGCAGGCCATCCGGGAGCATTCGGACACCCTGGGCGTGGCCTCGGGCAAGGCCAGGGACGGCGCGGCCGAGCAACTGCGGCTCATGGCCGAGGCCGCCTCGGCCATGGAGGAGATGAACGCGGCCGTGAGCGAGACCGCGGCCGGAGCCGGGGCCGCCGCCTCGGACGCGGACACGGTCATGGAGCGGGCCGAATCCGGCTCCGAGATCGTCTCCCGGACCATCGACTCCATCGGCGCGGTCTCGCACAACTCCCAGTCCCTGGTGGAGTCCGTGGCCGGACTCGGTTCCCAGGCCAAGGGCGTCGGCGCGATCATGGGCGTTATTTCCGACATCGCGGATCAGACCAACCTGCTGGCCCTGAACGCGGCCATCGAGGCGGCCAGGGCGGGCGACGCCGGGCGCGGCTTCGCTGTGGTCGCCGACGAGGTGCGCAAGCTGGCCGAGAAGACCATGGACGCCACCCGCGACGTGGGCGTGGCCATCGAGGGCATCCAGGCCCAGGTGGCCCGGACCATCGACGGGGTCAAGTCCATGGCCGGGCTGGCCGACGAGGCCGCCGGGCTGGCCCGCGAGTCCGGGGCCGCCCTGGAGGAGATCGTCTCCCGCTCCGGGACCAGCGCCGAACGCATCGGGGCCATCGCCGCCGCATCCTCCCAGCAGTCGGTGGCCAGCGAGGAGGTCACCCGGACCATCTCCGAGGTGCACGCCATCTCCTCGGACACGGACCGGGGCATGGTCGAGGCGGCCCAGGCCGTGGACGAACTGACCCGGCGCGTGGAGGAGCTGGCCGTCATGACCGGCGTGTTCCGCCTGGTGGGCAGCGGCCGGGTTCAGGAGATCATCGGGGCCATGGCCGGGTCCGAGGCGGTCCGTTCCGGGCGGCGCGAACGGCTGGAGCAGGCCATGCGCGAGGCCCTCAGGAAGAACGAATTCCTGGAGCTCATGTACGTCACCGACGCGCACGGCAGGCAGACGGTCAGCAACATCGGCGGCAAGGTCTCCGGCTTTGCCGAGGACCCGTCGGCCTTCGGCACGGACTGGAACGACCGGCCCTGGTACCGGGGCGTGGCCGAGACCCGCACCTTCCAGATCTCCGACGTGTACACCTCCTCGGCCTCGGGCCGGGAGTGCATCACCGTGTCCGGCCCCTTCTTCGGCGCGGGCGGGGAACTGCTCGGCGTCATCGCCGCCGACGTGAGCGTCTCCGCCTAG
- a CDS encoding OsmC family protein: protein MTEFTDGVHVAACDAPSRHGGQDAGFTPFSLLEASLAGCMNITLRVFARTHDIDLEFVETTVTLKPGEGGYTFEYSIKLPEGLSDKDRKRLIAARKGCPIHGLLGQPLSFELKEE, encoded by the coding sequence TTGACCGAATTCACCGACGGCGTGCACGTGGCCGCGTGCGACGCCCCGTCGCGTCACGGCGGGCAGGACGCCGGGTTCACGCCCTTTTCCCTGCTGGAGGCGTCCCTGGCCGGGTGCATGAACATCACCCTGCGCGTGTTCGCCCGGACCCACGACATCGACCTGGAGTTCGTGGAGACCACGGTGACCCTCAAACCGGGCGAGGGCGGCTATACCTTCGAGTACAGCATCAAGCTGCCCGAGGGGCTGAGCGACAAGGACAGGAAACGGCTGATCGCGGCCCGCAAGGGGTGCCCCATCCACGGCCTGCTCGGCCAGCCCCTGTCCTTCGAGCTGAAGGAAGAGTAA
- a CDS encoding DMT family transporter, which translates to MTDSKKALLYGLATVSIWSTVASAFKIALRDLAPLQLLLCACFFSILALAAILLAQGKLNEITRMGRRETVRCALLGALNPFIYYTILFKAYDLLPAQEAQPINYTWAVTLSLLSVPLLGQKLAPKDLGAILLSYLGVVVISTHGDLLAMRFSSLPGVGLALGSTVIWALYWIFNTRSKANPMAGLLLSFLTGFPLILAATLLFSELPPLTAGPLLASAYVGLFEMGITFALWLTAMKYAARPDGGGTARVANLIFLSPFLSLVFIHFLVGETIHPATVAGLAFIIAGNALMQYKPRKRA; encoded by the coding sequence GTGACCGACAGCAAGAAAGCCCTGCTCTACGGCCTGGCCACGGTGTCCATCTGGTCCACCGTGGCCTCGGCCTTCAAGATCGCCCTGCGCGACCTCGCGCCCCTGCAGCTCCTGCTCTGCGCCTGCTTCTTCTCCATCCTGGCCCTTGCGGCCATCCTGCTGGCCCAGGGCAAGCTTAACGAAATCACCCGCATGGGCCGCCGGGAGACCGTGCGCTGCGCCCTGCTCGGCGCGCTCAACCCGTTCATCTACTACACCATCCTGTTCAAGGCCTACGACCTGCTGCCCGCCCAGGAGGCCCAGCCCATCAACTATACCTGGGCCGTGACCCTGTCGCTGCTGTCCGTACCCCTGCTCGGCCAGAAGCTGGCCCCCAAGGACCTGGGAGCCATCCTCCTCAGCTACCTCGGCGTGGTGGTCATCTCCACCCACGGCGACCTCCTCGCCATGCGTTTCTCCAGCCTGCCCGGCGTGGGACTGGCCCTGGGCAGCACGGTCATCTGGGCGCTCTACTGGATCTTCAACACCCGGAGCAAGGCCAACCCAATGGCCGGACTGCTTTTGAGCTTCCTGACCGGCTTCCCCCTGATCCTGGCGGCCACCCTGCTCTTCTCCGAGCTGCCGCCCCTGACAGCCGGACCGCTCCTAGCCTCGGCCTACGTCGGGCTGTTCGAGATGGGCATCACCTTCGCCCTGTGGCTCACGGCCATGAAGTACGCAGCCCGGCCCGACGGCGGCGGCACCGCCCGGGTGGCCAACCTGATCTTCCTGTCCCCCTTCCTCTCCCTGGTCTTCATCCACTTCCTGGTGGGCGAGACCATCCATCCGGCCACGGTGGCCGGCCTGGCCTTCATCATCGCGGGCAACGCATTGATGCAGTACAAGCCGCGAAAGCGCGCCTGA
- a CDS encoding TIGR00730 family Rossman fold protein — MHRSKQYLIDDLSIHESWRLFKIMSEIVDGFENLSEIGPAVSVFGSARVKPGEPLYQKTEQLSKALSQAGFSVITGGGPGLMEAGNKGAFENDGESIGLHIHLPMEQKSNQFLNIKSEFRYFFIRKLMFIKYALAYVALPGGYGTLDELSEALVLIQTHRIKPFPIVLFGTEFWAGLIDWFKNQMVPNGFCKAEDLDLFIVTDDVDEVVGYIRKHVIV, encoded by the coding sequence ATTCATCGATCCAAGCAATATCTCATCGACGACCTGTCCATCCACGAATCCTGGCGGCTCTTCAAGATCATGTCCGAAATCGTGGACGGGTTCGAGAACCTGTCCGAGATCGGCCCGGCCGTGTCCGTGTTCGGCTCGGCCCGGGTCAAGCCGGGCGAACCGCTCTACCAGAAGACCGAACAGCTGTCCAAGGCCTTGTCCCAGGCCGGATTCTCGGTCATCACCGGCGGCGGTCCCGGCCTCATGGAGGCGGGCAACAAGGGCGCCTTCGAGAACGACGGCGAATCCATCGGCCTGCACATCCACCTGCCCATGGAGCAGAAGAGCAACCAGTTCCTGAACATCAAGAGCGAGTTCCGCTACTTCTTCATCCGCAAGCTCATGTTCATCAAGTACGCCCTGGCCTACGTGGCCCTGCCCGGCGGCTACGGCACCCTGGACGAACTGTCCGAGGCGCTGGTACTCATCCAGACCCACCGCATCAAGCCGTTCCCCATCGTGCTCTTCGGCACCGAGTTCTGGGCCGGGCTCATCGACTGGTTCAAGAACCAGATGGTCCCCAACGGCTTCTGCAAGGCCGAGGACCTCGACCTGTTCATCGTCACCGACGACGTGGACGAGGTGGTCGGCTACATCCGCAAGCACGTCATCGTCTAG
- a CDS encoding MBL fold metallo-hydrolase RNA specificity domain-containing protein has protein sequence MKVTFMGAARTVTGSCYILECGGKRFAVDCGMHQGNREIEKRNWNIAAYGPKKLDFILITHAHMDHTGLLPALVAKGYHNPIYCTAPTRDLLEIMLLDSAHIQEMETEWDNRKQRRTGGDMIKPLYTIADAERTTPLFATIDYSKTFEPAPGIKVTYKDAGHILGSAFIEIEYEEDGKLTKTVFSGDLGRPEQLIVNDPSDMECADYLFMESTYGNRNHVDAKGSLEELAEAIAYSYGNGEKVVIPAFAVERSQQIIYSLFLLRKQGKLPADMPVYLDSPLAIRATEIFRKHPEYFDEETQKYIRAGENPLDLPNLHFTQTREQSQAINESKGPAIIISASGMANAGRIKHHLRHNLWRPGASVVFVGWQGVGTPGRKIVNGAKKITIFGEEVLVKAKVFTINGFSGHAGRDELLDWLGTMQGKPIKILLVHGEAEVQKEFARLIVERFGFEVHIPEYMEVLELEPGKELEPVVDMEVARPHVDWEFLLADSETLYQELRNRIRDVEKRPWVDQAELRDKLLDINRSIVELVSEM, from the coding sequence ATGAAAGTCACCTTCATGGGCGCGGCCCGCACCGTCACCGGCTCCTGTTACATCCTCGAATGCGGCGGCAAGCGGTTCGCCGTGGACTGCGGCATGCACCAGGGCAACCGTGAAATCGAGAAGCGCAACTGGAACATCGCCGCCTACGGCCCCAAGAAACTGGATTTCATCCTGATCACCCACGCGCACATGGACCACACCGGGCTTCTGCCCGCCCTGGTGGCCAAGGGGTACCATAACCCCATCTACTGCACCGCGCCCACCCGCGACCTGCTTGAGATCATGCTCCTCGACTCGGCCCACATCCAGGAGATGGAGACCGAGTGGGACAACCGCAAGCAGCGGCGGACCGGCGGCGACATGATCAAGCCGCTCTACACCATCGCCGACGCCGAACGGACCACGCCCCTGTTCGCGACCATCGACTACTCCAAGACCTTCGAGCCCGCGCCGGGCATCAAGGTGACCTACAAGGACGCCGGACACATCCTCGGTTCGGCCTTCATCGAGATCGAGTACGAGGAGGACGGCAAGCTGACCAAGACGGTCTTCTCCGGCGATCTGGGCAGGCCCGAGCAGCTCATCGTCAACGACCCCTCGGACATGGAGTGCGCGGACTACCTGTTCATGGAGTCCACCTACGGCAACCGCAACCACGTGGACGCCAAGGGCAGCCTGGAGGAGCTGGCCGAGGCCATCGCCTACAGCTACGGCAACGGCGAGAAGGTGGTCATCCCGGCCTTTGCCGTGGAGCGCTCCCAGCAGATCATCTACTCGCTGTTCCTGCTCAGGAAGCAGGGCAAGCTGCCCGCGGACATGCCGGTCTACCTGGACAGCCCGCTGGCCATCCGGGCCACGGAGATCTTCCGCAAGCATCCTGAATATTTCGATGAGGAAACCCAGAAGTACATCCGGGCCGGGGAAAACCCCCTGGACCTGCCCAACCTCCATTTCACCCAGACGCGGGAGCAGTCCCAGGCCATCAACGAGTCCAAGGGCCCGGCCATCATCATCTCGGCCAGCGGCATGGCCAACGCGGGCCGGATCAAGCACCACCTCCGGCACAACCTGTGGCGTCCGGGGGCCAGCGTGGTCTTCGTGGGCTGGCAGGGCGTGGGCACGCCGGGCCGCAAGATCGTCAACGGGGCCAAGAAGATCACCATCTTCGGCGAGGAGGTCCTGGTCAAGGCCAAGGTCTTCACCATCAACGGCTTCTCGGGTCACGCCGGGCGCGACGAGCTGCTCGACTGGCTCGGGACCATGCAGGGCAAGCCCATCAAGATCCTGCTGGTGCACGGCGAGGCCGAGGTCCAGAAGGAGTTCGCCAGGCTGATCGTGGAGCGGTTCGGCTTCGAGGTGCACATCCCGGAGTACATGGAGGTCCTGGAGCTTGAGCCGGGCAAGGAACTGGAGCCCGTGGTCGACATGGAGGTGGCCCGGCCGCACGTGGACTGGGAATTTCTGCTGGCCGACTCCGAGACCCTGTACCAGGAGCTGCGCAACCGCATCCGGGACGTGGAGAAGCGGCCCTGGGTGGACCAGGCCGAGCTGCGCGACAAGCTGCTTGACATCAATCGCAGCATCGTGGAGCTGGTCTCCGAGATGTAG
- the rsmD gene encoding 16S rRNA (guanine(966)-N(2))-methyltransferase RsmD, translating into MRIVGGQYKGRRILTCEGPGYRPATMKVRESVFSMLAARGVDFGRARVIDMFAGSGSLALECLSRGAPMAWFVEKSPKAAALIRRNLADLKVDKGHFRVVCKDLFSVLSKGPERPFDLVFIDPPYGHDLLVPALEKALENGWIAPGGLVLAEVERSVTAPEDGPVGAMELLTDREYGQTRILLWRN; encoded by the coding sequence GTGCGCATCGTCGGCGGACAATACAAGGGGCGCAGGATTCTGACCTGCGAAGGACCGGGCTACCGGCCCGCGACCATGAAGGTGCGCGAGTCGGTGTTCTCCATGCTCGCGGCGCGCGGCGTGGACTTCGGCCGGGCGCGGGTCATCGACATGTTCGCGGGCAGCGGCTCCCTGGCCCTGGAATGCCTGAGCCGGGGCGCGCCCATGGCCTGGTTCGTGGAGAAGAGCCCCAAGGCCGCCGCGCTCATCCGCCGCAACCTGGCGGACCTCAAGGTGGACAAGGGCCATTTCAGGGTGGTCTGCAAGGACCTTTTCAGTGTATTGTCCAAGGGGCCGGAGCGTCCGTTCGACCTGGTCTTCATCGATCCGCCCTACGGGCACGACCTGCTCGTCCCGGCCCTGGAAAAGGCGCTGGAGAACGGCTGGATCGCGCCGGGCGGGCTGGTTCTGGCCGAGGTGGAACGCTCGGTGACCGCCCCGGAGGACGGCCCCGTGGGGGCCATGGAGTTGCTAACCGACCGCGAATACGGTCAAACCAGGATTTTGTTATGGCGAAATTGA
- the coaD gene encoding pantetheine-phosphate adenylyltransferase — protein sequence MAKLNPRLAVYPGTFDPLTMGHVGLTRRGLNVFDNIILGVAESTPKRTLFTVGERVALARDVFRDEPRITVESFDCLLIDYVESRGAGSIMRGLRAVSDFEYEFQMALMNRKLKHDIETVFMMTDFKWMYLSSTIVKEVAQYGGDIRGLVPGPVATALSVKFGVKPQEWGHNHYI from the coding sequence ATGGCGAAATTGAACCCCAGGCTGGCCGTGTACCCCGGCACCTTCGATCCTTTGACCATGGGCCACGTGGGCCTGACCCGCCGGGGGCTGAACGTCTTCGACAACATCATCCTGGGCGTGGCCGAGAGCACGCCCAAGCGGACGCTGTTCACCGTGGGCGAGCGCGTGGCCCTGGCCCGGGACGTGTTCCGCGACGAGCCCAGGATCACCGTGGAATCCTTTGACTGCCTGCTCATCGACTACGTGGAGAGCCGGGGGGCGGGGTCCATCATGCGCGGCCTGCGCGCGGTCTCGGACTTCGAGTACGAGTTCCAGATGGCCCTCATGAACCGCAAGCTCAAGCACGACATCGAGACTGTGTTCATGATGACCGACTTCAAGTGGATGTACCTGAGCTCCACCATCGTCAAGGAAGTGGCTCAGTACGGCGGGGACATCCGGGGGCTGGTGCCCGGCCCGGTGGCCACGGCCCTGTCGGTCAAGTTCGGCGTCAAGCCCCAGGAGTGGGGACACAACCACTACATATGA
- the miaA gene encoding tRNA (adenosine(37)-N6)-dimethylallyltransferase MiaA, translating to MSKPPIVCLLGPTGTGKTSAAIAIAGRLPASVINFDSRQVYRDFPIITAQPDADERAACPHHLYGFLPTGEKMTAARFVELAVDRIEAVRGEGRLPILVGGTGLYLRSLLTGIAPIPEIPEDIRRQVLDRVAAEGPQALHAELTRTDPDYAAKIHPNDTQRNARAAEVFLATGRTMTWWHTESEHAPAPYDALKIGMRLALNDLEPLLAARIDVMLERGGLDEARAAFARCPDPDAPGWTGIGCAELLGFLRGALTLAEAREKWVRNTRAYAKRQLTWFNREADIHWFAPGENRAVADLTVAWLAERG from the coding sequence ATGAGCAAGCCCCCCATCGTCTGCCTGCTCGGCCCGACCGGCACGGGCAAGACCTCAGCGGCCATCGCCATTGCGGGCCGCCTGCCCGCGAGCGTCATCAACTTCGACTCCCGTCAGGTCTACCGCGACTTTCCGATCATCACGGCCCAGCCCGACGCGGACGAGCGCGCCGCCTGCCCGCACCATCTCTACGGATTCCTGCCCACCGGGGAGAAGATGACCGCGGCCCGGTTCGTGGAGCTGGCCGTGGACAGGATCGAGGCCGTGCGCGGGGAGGGCCGCCTGCCCATCCTGGTGGGCGGCACCGGGCTCTATCTCCGCTCCCTGCTGACCGGCATTGCGCCCATCCCGGAGATTCCCGAGGACATTCGCCGACAGGTCCTTGATCGCGTGGCAGCGGAAGGGCCCCAGGCCCTGCACGCGGAACTGACGCGCACCGACCCGGACTACGCGGCCAAAATCCATCCCAACGACACCCAGCGCAACGCCCGCGCCGCCGAGGTCTTCCTGGCCACGGGCCGGACCATGACCTGGTGGCACACCGAGAGCGAGCACGCCCCGGCCCCCTACGACGCCCTCAAGATCGGCATGCGCCTGGCCCTGAACGACCTGGAGCCGCTCCTGGCCGCGCGCATCGACGTCATGCTCGAGCGCGGGGGGCTGGACGAGGCCAGGGCCGCCTTCGCGCGTTGCCCGGACCCGGACGCGCCGGGCTGGACCGGCATCGGCTGCGCCGAGCTGCTCGGGTTCCTGCGCGGCGCACTGACCCTGGCCGAGGCCCGAGAGAAATGGGTGCGGAACACCAGGGCCTATGCCAAACGGCAGCTGACCTGGTTCAACAGGGAGGCGGACATCCACTGGTTCGCGCCCGGCGAGAACCGGGCCGTGGCCGACCTGACGGTGGCGTGGCTGGCGGAGCGGGGCTGA
- a CDS encoding SixA phosphatase family protein produces the protein MLIHLMQHGACLPKEVNPNQPLSPVGREQVEKSARAAAILGLRFQLVAASSKVRSIQTAEIMAGQTGYPVERIVVTDAVKAMAPTAETINFIREYEGLDSILITGHLPSLALLASAILSPGRHVEVRVENGGLMQLGLEPGKSAGTLNWALTPTQLTVLAGS, from the coding sequence ATGCTAATCCATCTCATGCAGCACGGCGCCTGCCTGCCCAAGGAAGTCAACCCGAACCAGCCCCTGAGCCCGGTGGGCCGGGAGCAGGTGGAGAAGTCCGCCCGCGCCGCCGCCATCCTCGGCCTGCGCTTCCAGCTGGTGGCGGCCAGTTCCAAGGTCCGCTCCATCCAGACCGCCGAGATCATGGCCGGACAGACCGGCTACCCCGTGGAACGCATCGTGGTCACGGACGCGGTCAAGGCCATGGCCCCGACCGCCGAGACCATCAATTTCATCCGCGAATACGAAGGGTTGGATTCCATCCTCATCACCGGCCACCTGCCCTCCCTGGCCCTCCTGGCCTCAGCCATCCTGTCGCCGGGAAGGCATGTGGAGGTCCGTGTGGAGAACGGCGGGCTCATGCAGCTCGGTCTCGAACCCGGCAAGTCCGCCGGGACCCTGAACTGGGCCCTGACCCCGACGCAGCTGACCGTCCTGGCCGGAAGCTGA